The genomic region AGGTATACAAGGCTTCGAACGGTTTAGAAGCGATAGAAATCATGGAAGAGCAAGCGATTCAGCTCATTATCATGGATATTATGATGCCGAAAATGGACGGAATTAAGGCAACTATGAAGATTCGAAAGGACAGCAATATTCCATTAATTATGCTTTCCGCGAAATCGGAGGATTACGACAAAATTTTAGGGCTGAACATCGGCGCAGATGACTATATAACGAAGCCGTTTAATCCGTTGGAACTGATTGCTCGAGTAAAATCACAGCTCAGAAGATACACTGCATTAGGTGGTTTGGAAACGAAGACGAACGTCTTTCAAACCGGGGGACTTGTTATCGATGATGAAAGTAAGACCATCACGGTCGACGGGGAAATGATTCATCTAACACCGGTCCAATATAAAATCCTGAAGCTGCTAACGGCCAATGCGGGGAAGGTCTTTTCCATCGAAGAAATCTATGAAAAGGTCTGGAAGGAAACAGCCTTTAACCCAGAAAATACAGTATCGGTTCATATCCGAAAAATTAGAGAGAAAATAGAAATCAACCCGAAAGAGCCAAAATATTTAAAGGTGGTATGGGGAGTTGGATACAAAGTTGAAAAAATATAGCCATTCTATCGTAACGAAGATAGCTGCTTTTATCATAGCCGTTATCTGTTTAACTGGTGTCATCCAAGCACTATTTGATGTAGAAGTTATACATGATAGTGAATTTGGGGCGGTTTTTGATGAAAGCTATTTTCTTAGTAATGAGTACGTTAGGGAAAGTGAGAATCTCATTTATGAATTGACACGTTTAATCGGAACGTATAAAAATGAAGAACACATTTTAAATGGCGGTACCATCAGAGAAAGAGATCTAAATACTATTGGGACTTTTAAAGGTGAAGTAAGTAGTGAAACCCATGTGAATACAAAAAAAGGGAATGCAGAGCAGATTGAAGAAGCAAGAGCAAGGTTGATCAAAGAGGATTTAAGAGAATTTCATAACCTTGTTCAGCGCATAGAAGAGTATAAAAACCCTCTCTATTATATTAGCGATGGAACAAACGTATACACAAACAGTTCACTAGACGTGATAGAGCAAGTGGAGAATTTTTCATCATACATGGCATTTACCGGATACAAAAGTGACATTTTTCCTCAAGAAGTCAAAAGGAATGAATACTATTATCGAATTGAAGAAAGGGTCAATGAGTTAGACCCTGAAAGTACCGTTTTATATGTCGCCTTTACAGATGAGTTTGTGAGCCAAAACATAGCCAAATGGGAAAAAGAGAAGGAAATAGTACTACAAAGCTGGTATCGACTACTAGCCTTTTTAATCGGATTCATCTTATCGTTTGTTTATCTAGTCGTTGTGATTGGGAGAAATTCCTTTAAGGACGAAAAATTTCACTGGAACACAATAGATAAACTCTATAATGATATCAATGTTGTGCTCATCCATGCGTTGGTGTTTTTATGGGTTGCGTCCATAGATGAGGTTGCGTTTCATAACATAGCACAATTACTGATTCCTATCACTATTCCATTTGCGGCAATTGAGATTGGGCTGCTTTTATCCATCATTAAACATATAAAAAATCGAACATTCTTCAAGCATACATTACTCTATACGTTGATCAACAAGCTTGTAACCTTTGTACGAAATGTATATGAGACCGGAAATGTTGGAGTCAAAACAGTATTACTGGTGATTGGCTACCCGCTATTGATAGCAGCGACCTTTTTCATGTTCCCAATCACGATTGGTGTGGCCGCTTGGTTCACGTATAAAAAGGTTAAATCGTTCAAGACTATTAAAGAAGGGGTCGAAAGGATTAAGAATGGAGAAATTCACCATACCATTGATGTAGGGAAAAAGGGTGAGTTTGCAACTCTCGCTTCTAATATAAACGGCATCACAGATGGTTTAAAAAATGCAGTAGAGAACGAATTGAAAAGTGAGCGGTTAAAAACGGAGCTTATTACGAATGTGTCACATGATATTCGAACGCCACTTACATCTATTATCACCTATATAGATTTATTAAAAAAAGAAACGGACACGGAAAAAATCCAGGAGTACGTAAAAATCCTTGATCAAAAATCCCAAAGACTTAAACTCCTAACGGATGACCTATTCGATGCAGCAAAAGCATCGAGCGGGAACATCCCAGTAGAATTGGAGCAAATCGATATTATTTCCTTAGTCACACAAGGGTTAGGAGAGCTGAATAATAAAATTGAGACTTCACAATTAGACTTTAAGGTCCGTTATCCGAAGGAAAAAATCTATGTGGCAGCAGACGGGAAGCTATTATGGAGGTCTGTTGAAAACGTTCTATCCAACATCTTCAAATACGCACTGGCTGGGTCACGTGTCTACATTGATATGGAAGAGGCAGGAGAAGAAGTTATACTAACCTTTAAAAATATCTCTGCTTATGAGTTAAATATCACAGCGGATGAACTAATGGAGCGCTTTAAAAGAGGCGATGAATCCAGACATAGCCAAGGTAGCGGGTTAGGATTGTCGATTTCGAAAAGCTTAATCGAGCTGCAAAAAGGAAGCTTTAAGATTGAGATTGATGGTGATTTGTTTAAGGCGATTATTAAGTTGCCTAGGTATAAAGGGTAATTGATGAGAGGTCCCTGTATCCCAACCCTGGGGTGAGGCGCCTTTTTCGTATTTAATGTGCCGCAACCGGAAAGTACCGAGCCGCAACCGGCAAGTAATGTGCCGCAACCGGAAAGTACCGAGCCACAACCGGAAAGTAAAGTGTCGCAACCGGAAAGTAATGAGCCACAACCGGAAAGTACCGAGCCGCAACCGGAAAGTAACGAGCCGCAACCGGCAAGTACCGAGTCGCAACCGGAAAGTAACTTACCGCAACCGTAAAAAATTACCTTCCCCCAGACCCAATTTAACGTATTACTTCACTTGGGACAGGTAACTTTTTCATATATAATAGCAGTAACTAATTTTGCAAGAGGAGTTCGGATATGGATAGAAAACTGGAAAAAGACCTGTTAAATGCGCTAGAGGGTATGAAGCGGGATAGTGAAAGATGGCAAGCGAAAAGGGAAAAAGAGATTTGGCAACAGATTGAAGTTCCGTGCAGCTTGGAAGAAGTATTGAGTCGCTTTACCAAGGGTGATTTAGATACGATTCGAAAAAATGCCAATTTTGGTGGAATTAGTTCATTAAAAAAAGCGGAGCTAAAAGCTAAACTAGTAGAATTGCTACCTGGCCATTTTAAACAGGTCCTCTATACCTTAGATCAAGAAAGATTTGATTTTATCAAAAAGGCTGTAAAGAATGGAGGGAAAATCAAGGTTGATGATGATTTCCCTCTATTTAGGGCTCTAAGGATGAGGGCATATACGCTTCTATTCTCTGGTGCTCATAATAATCAAAAAGTTTTGGTTTTACCCAAAGAACTGATGGATGTCTTTTCTCGATTGGATGGGCAGCAGCTACAAAGCATCATAAGAAGAAATACCGAATGGATTCTCCTAACTCACGGTATGCTCCATTACTACGGTGTTATGCGAACACCTGACATTATTGATAGGCTTACGAAATATACGAAGCAAGAGGTGGACACCTGGGAATATTTCCAAGTAATGAGAACTGCGGCTGATTATTACGATCAAGTATGTTTTACTGGACACGGGATTGCTAATGCCGGCGTCGAGGAACCGGCTCAGATCATAAAGGAACACCAAATGAGACTCAATGTGGACTTCTATCCTTTTACGAAAAAGGAATTACTCAGAGCAGGGAAAATAAACTACTTAGATCGAACTCCAGAATTGAACAGTTTTTTGCGTTTTCTACGCGAGAATTATGACATGACAAATGATGATGCGGAGGATATAGTGTATGAATTAACAGATATGATCCAAGAGGAAGTCCAACCGACAAAGTTAATAGAATTTCTTCAAGAAATGCTCGAGTTCCCATCCATGGAAATTCTACAGCAAGTAACGGATAAAGTATTTACCATCCACAACAACACAAGGTTGTGGGTGCTCAAAGGGCATACACCATCGGAACTATCGAAAAGTGAGAAGCCACATTTAAAGCCTTTACCAAAAGTCCCATTCAATACGCAGGCAAATTCAACGGTTGTTCAGATGGATGAATTTAAGAAGACGGGGCGTAATGAACCTTGTCCTTGTGGGAGTGGGAAGAAGTTTAAGAAGTGTTGTGGTAGATGATATCC from Bacillus carboniphilus harbors:
- a CDS encoding response regulator transcription factor; the encoded protein is MNNILVCDDDSAIVDAIGIYLENEGYKVYKASNGLEAIEIMEEQAIQLIIMDIMMPKMDGIKATMKIRKDSNIPLIMLSAKSEDYDKILGLNIGADDYITKPFNPLELIARVKSQLRRYTALGGLETKTNVFQTGGLVIDDESKTITVDGEMIHLTPVQYKILKLLTANAGKVFSIEEIYEKVWKETAFNPENTVSVHIRKIREKIEINPKEPKYLKVVWGVGYKVEKI
- a CDS encoding sensor histidine kinase, which translates into the protein MDTKLKKYSHSIVTKIAAFIIAVICLTGVIQALFDVEVIHDSEFGAVFDESYFLSNEYVRESENLIYELTRLIGTYKNEEHILNGGTIRERDLNTIGTFKGEVSSETHVNTKKGNAEQIEEARARLIKEDLREFHNLVQRIEEYKNPLYYISDGTNVYTNSSLDVIEQVENFSSYMAFTGYKSDIFPQEVKRNEYYYRIEERVNELDPESTVLYVAFTDEFVSQNIAKWEKEKEIVLQSWYRLLAFLIGFILSFVYLVVVIGRNSFKDEKFHWNTIDKLYNDINVVLIHALVFLWVASIDEVAFHNIAQLLIPITIPFAAIEIGLLLSIIKHIKNRTFFKHTLLYTLINKLVTFVRNVYETGNVGVKTVLLVIGYPLLIAATFFMFPITIGVAAWFTYKKVKSFKTIKEGVERIKNGEIHHTIDVGKKGEFATLASNINGITDGLKNAVENELKSERLKTELITNVSHDIRTPLTSIITYIDLLKKETDTEKIQEYVKILDQKSQRLKLLTDDLFDAAKASSGNIPVELEQIDIISLVTQGLGELNNKIETSQLDFKVRYPKEKIYVAADGKLLWRSVENVLSNIFKYALAGSRVYIDMEEAGEEVILTFKNISAYELNITADELMERFKRGDESRHSQGSGLGLSISKSLIELQKGSFKIEIDGDLFKAIIKLPRYKG
- a CDS encoding YecA family protein, with protein sequence MDRKLEKDLLNALEGMKRDSERWQAKREKEIWQQIEVPCSLEEVLSRFTKGDLDTIRKNANFGGISSLKKAELKAKLVELLPGHFKQVLYTLDQERFDFIKKAVKNGGKIKVDDDFPLFRALRMRAYTLLFSGAHNNQKVLVLPKELMDVFSRLDGQQLQSIIRRNTEWILLTHGMLHYYGVMRTPDIIDRLTKYTKQEVDTWEYFQVMRTAADYYDQVCFTGHGIANAGVEEPAQIIKEHQMRLNVDFYPFTKKELLRAGKINYLDRTPELNSFLRFLRENYDMTNDDAEDIVYELTDMIQEEVQPTKLIEFLQEMLEFPSMEILQQVTDKVFTIHNNTRLWVLKGHTPSELSKSEKPHLKPLPKVPFNTQANSTVVQMDEFKKTGRNEPCPCGSGKKFKKCCGR